One genomic region from Mesorhizobium terrae encodes:
- a CDS encoding esterase-like activity of phytase family protein: MLRPSCLIALTAALAASVALPAKAEQVFNRIATFPVASNLPAAADKKAKTSAEIIAATDDGKSLVYSDSPYGAVGFVDIADPKAPKAGGLVKIDGEPTSVTVAGGKVLAGVNTSKSKTDPKGNLTVIDIATRKVEASCDLGGQPDSVALSKDGKYLAVAIENERDEELNDGAMPQLPSGNLKIVSVAAGVPDCASIRTVEVTGLSEIVPEDAEPEFVAFNDAGEIALTLQENNHIVVVNAATGALVSHFSAGSVTLENIDTKKDGALNFSGKIENALREPDAVKWLDNDRLVIANEGDYKGGSRGFTIFSKKGEVLYESGTSFEYEAANLGHYPEHRNKKGIEPEGMEVGTYGGQKLVFVGAERASLVGVYQDTGAAPKFLQALPSGIGPEGLLAIPARNLFVTANETDLIEDGGARSHVMIYERAEGKPAYPMISAGLTDRGVPLGWGALSALAADPETAGKLYSVSDSAYAAQPSIYTIDATQTPARIVAKTVVTRGGNPAQKLDLEGIAPDGKGGFWLASEGNSEKLVPHAIYRVDDKGEIKQEIAFPTELLPNETRFGLEGITTIGEGDDLTLVAAVQREWKDDPNGQVKLLAYKPKTKEWAAVRYPLEKASKGWMGLSEITAHNGKLYVIERDNQIGTEAKVKRIYGVGLDGFKPAKLGGELPVVEKTLVRDLLPDMKAATNGYVVDKVEGFTIDKVGDAYVVTDNDGVDNSSGETLFLRLGNIATIN, translated from the coding sequence ATGCTTCGTCCGTCCTGCCTTATTGCGCTCACCGCCGCTCTTGCCGCCTCTGTTGCCCTACCGGCGAAGGCGGAACAGGTGTTCAATCGCATTGCCACCTTCCCGGTCGCTTCCAACCTGCCAGCCGCTGCCGACAAGAAGGCAAAGACGTCGGCCGAAATCATCGCCGCCACAGATGACGGCAAGTCGCTGGTCTATTCCGACAGCCCCTACGGCGCGGTCGGCTTCGTCGACATCGCCGATCCGAAAGCCCCGAAGGCCGGCGGCCTCGTCAAGATCGACGGCGAACCCACCTCCGTCACCGTTGCCGGCGGCAAGGTGCTGGCCGGCGTCAACACATCCAAGAGCAAAACCGATCCCAAGGGCAACCTGACCGTCATCGACATCGCCACCAGGAAGGTCGAGGCAAGCTGCGATCTCGGCGGCCAACCGGATTCGGTGGCGCTGAGCAAGGACGGCAAATATCTCGCCGTCGCCATCGAGAACGAGCGCGATGAAGAGTTGAACGACGGCGCGATGCCGCAGCTGCCGTCCGGCAACCTCAAGATCGTTTCGGTCGCCGCCGGCGTTCCGGATTGCGCTTCGATCAGGACCGTCGAGGTCACCGGCCTGTCGGAGATCGTCCCCGAGGATGCCGAACCCGAATTCGTCGCCTTCAACGACGCCGGCGAAATCGCGCTGACGCTGCAGGAAAACAACCACATCGTCGTGGTCAACGCCGCGACCGGCGCTCTCGTCTCGCATTTCTCGGCCGGTTCGGTGACGCTTGAAAACATCGACACCAAGAAAGACGGCGCTCTGAACTTCTCCGGCAAGATCGAGAACGCACTACGCGAGCCCGACGCCGTGAAATGGCTGGATAACGATCGTCTCGTGATCGCCAATGAGGGTGACTACAAGGGCGGCTCGCGCGGCTTCACCATATTTTCCAAGAAGGGCGAGGTGCTCTACGAATCCGGCACCAGCTTCGAATACGAGGCCGCCAATCTCGGCCACTATCCGGAGCACCGCAACAAGAAGGGCATCGAGCCGGAAGGCATGGAAGTCGGCACCTATGGCGGCCAGAAGCTTGTCTTCGTCGGCGCCGAACGTGCCTCGCTGGTCGGTGTCTACCAGGATACGGGCGCTGCGCCGAAGTTCCTGCAGGCACTGCCCTCGGGCATTGGCCCGGAAGGTCTGCTCGCCATTCCGGCGCGCAACCTCTTCGTCACCGCCAATGAGACCGATCTCATCGAGGATGGCGGCGCTCGCTCTCATGTCATGATCTACGAACGCGCCGAGGGCAAACCGGCCTATCCGATGATCTCCGCCGGCCTGACCGACAGGGGCGTGCCGCTCGGCTGGGGTGCACTCTCGGCACTCGCCGCCGATCCCGAGACCGCCGGCAAGCTTTACTCGGTTTCGGATTCAGCTTACGCCGCACAGCCCTCGATCTATACGATCGACGCCACTCAAACGCCGGCCAGGATCGTTGCCAAGACCGTTGTGACCCGTGGCGGCAACCCCGCTCAGAAGCTTGACCTTGAAGGCATCGCCCCAGACGGCAAGGGCGGTTTCTGGCTGGCATCGGAGGGCAACAGCGAGAAGCTGGTGCCACACGCCATTTATCGCGTCGACGACAAGGGCGAGATCAAGCAGGAGATCGCTTTCCCGACCGAATTGCTGCCCAACGAGACCCGTTTCGGCCTCGAAGGCATCACTACCATCGGCGAAGGCGACGACCTCACCTTGGTGGCTGCGGTGCAGCGTGAGTGGAAGGACGACCCCAACGGTCAGGTCAAGCTGCTCGCTTACAAGCCAAAGACCAAGGAATGGGCCGCCGTGCGCTACCCGCTGGAAAAGGCGAGCAAGGGCTGGATGGGGCTGTCGGAGATCACCGCCCACAACGGCAAGCTCTACGTCATCGAGCGCGACAATCAGATCGGCACCGAGGCCAAGGTGAAGCGCATCTACGGCGTTGGCCTAGACGGCTTCAAGCCGGCCAAGCTCGGCGGCGAATTGCCGGTGGTCGAAAAGACACTGGTGCGCGACCTGCTGCCCGACATGAAGGCGGCCACCAACGGTTATGTCGTCGACAAGGTCGAGGGCTTCACCATCGACAAGGTCGGTGATGCCTATGTCGTTACCGACAATGACGGCGTCGACAATTCCTCAGGCGAGACCTTGTTCCTGCGGCTTGGCAACATCGCCACCATCAATTGA
- a CDS encoding helix-turn-helix transcriptional regulator: MRRADRLFQIVQHLRGGRLVTAQKLGAWLEVSERTIYRDIADLQSTGVPIDGEAGVGYMMREGFDLPPLMFTRDEIVALVAGARMVRAFGGATMARAADEALVKIGAVLPDTEKDRIARTEIHTPMWVVSDAAREAIDIIERSIEKRQVLTIDYNDEAGRSTARDVRPLGLWFWGKVWTLVAWCEMRDDFRAFRIDRIASVIIANRLFKPERGKQLADFYRAVERSEAYGMGPTARGA; this comes from the coding sequence ATGCGACGTGCCGATAGGCTTTTCCAGATCGTCCAGCATCTGCGCGGCGGCCGCTTGGTCACTGCACAGAAGCTCGGCGCTTGGCTCGAAGTGTCCGAGCGTACGATCTACCGCGATATCGCTGACCTGCAATCGACCGGCGTGCCGATCGATGGCGAGGCCGGTGTCGGTTACATGATGAGGGAGGGGTTCGATCTTCCCCCGCTCATGTTCACCAGAGACGAGATTGTGGCGCTGGTAGCCGGTGCCCGCATGGTGCGCGCCTTTGGTGGGGCCACTATGGCCCGCGCTGCCGACGAAGCCCTGGTCAAGATCGGCGCGGTGTTGCCCGATACTGAAAAGGACCGCATCGCGCGCACTGAAATCCACACGCCGATGTGGGTGGTGAGCGACGCCGCGCGCGAAGCGATCGATATCATCGAACGCTCGATCGAGAAGCGGCAGGTTCTGACCATTGACTACAATGACGAAGCCGGCCGCAGCACGGCGCGCGACGTGCGGCCGCTCGGGCTCTGGTTCTGGGGCAAGGTGTGGACGTTGGTCGCCTGGTGCGAGATGCGCGACGATTTCCGCGCCTTCCGCATCGACCGCATCGCTTCAGTCATCATTGCCAACCGCCTGTTCAAGCCCGAACGCGGCAAACAGCTCGCCGATTTCTATCGTGCCGTCGAGCGCAGCGAAGCCTATGGCATGGGCCCGACGGCAAGAGGCGCATGA
- a CDS encoding MFS transporter: protein MFAAYRPILSLLRGTAFLLAASGLHGLLLPLRGQAEGFSTAALGLMGTAWASGFVAGCYFAPRLVRRAGHVRAFGAFAASGAIIALLTGLLIDEYVWIALRAFTGFTMAGAFMVIESWLNEKATNENRGTVFGLYMMVTYASIMGGQMIVAGGDVKSASLFMITGIFFCLSLLPTAVSSAAHPKPLQDVKLDLKALYANSPVSAVACLLIGIANGAWGTLGAVYGARIGISTAQIALMMSLVVVAGAAMQIPAGRVSDRTDRRYVLVAAAVGAALCAVVMFLFQFRNSTLVIAFTAAYGAFAYTLYSIAVAHANDHAAPEEFVKVSGGLLMLYGFGTMIGPMLAAALMGWLRPEGLFLATAFAHLALAGYTALRISRRAPVPIEAREAFKTQPADRAVTPEAVRLDPRTKAETT, encoded by the coding sequence ATGTTCGCAGCCTACCGTCCGATCCTCTCTTTGCTTCGCGGCACCGCTTTCCTGCTTGCTGCGTCCGGCCTGCACGGCCTGCTCTTGCCGCTGCGCGGTCAGGCTGAGGGGTTTTCGACTGCGGCCCTCGGCCTGATGGGCACCGCCTGGGCGAGCGGTTTCGTCGCCGGCTGTTATTTCGCACCGCGCCTGGTGCGCCGCGCCGGCCATGTCCGAGCCTTTGGCGCCTTCGCCGCCAGCGGTGCCATCATCGCCCTTTTGACCGGATTGTTGATCGACGAATATGTCTGGATCGCGCTGCGTGCCTTCACCGGCTTCACCATGGCAGGCGCCTTCATGGTCATCGAAAGTTGGCTCAATGAAAAGGCCACCAACGAAAACCGTGGCACCGTCTTCGGCCTCTATATGATGGTCACATATGCTTCGATCATGGGAGGCCAGATGATCGTTGCCGGCGGCGACGTCAAATCGGCTTCGCTGTTCATGATCACCGGCATCTTCTTCTGCCTGTCGCTGCTACCGACCGCTGTCTCCAGCGCCGCGCATCCCAAGCCTTTGCAGGATGTGAAGCTTGATTTGAAAGCGCTCTACGCCAACTCGCCGGTTTCGGCGGTGGCCTGCCTGCTCATTGGCATCGCCAATGGCGCCTGGGGCACGCTGGGCGCGGTCTATGGCGCACGCATCGGCATCTCGACCGCGCAGATCGCCCTGATGATGAGCCTGGTTGTGGTGGCGGGTGCCGCCATGCAAATTCCAGCCGGACGCGTTTCCGACCGCACCGACCGCCGCTACGTGCTGGTAGCCGCCGCCGTCGGCGCGGCACTCTGCGCAGTCGTCATGTTCCTGTTCCAGTTCCGGAACAGCACACTGGTCATCGCCTTCACCGCCGCCTATGGCGCTTTTGCCTATACGCTTTATTCAATCGCGGTGGCCCATGCCAACGATCACGCTGCGCCGGAGGAATTCGTCAAGGTTTCGGGCGGCCTGCTCATGCTCTACGGCTTCGGCACGATGATCGGGCCGATGCTTGCCGCAGCCCTGATGGGATGGCTGAGACCCGAGGGCCTATTCCTGGCGACAGCCTTCGCGCATCTCGCTCTGGCCGGTTACACCGCCTTGCGCATCAGCCGCCGCGCCCCGGTTCCGATCGAAGCGCGCGAGGCCTTCAAGACCCAGCCGGCGGACCGTGCCGTCACGCCCGAAGCCGTTCGCCTCGACCCCCGCACAAAAGCCGAAACAACTTAA
- a CDS encoding DUF1127 domain-containing protein, whose amino-acid sequence MNLIRSYKNWRRYNQTVRELSRLNNRELDDLGISRADIERVARAAV is encoded by the coding sequence ATGAATCTGATCCGCAGCTACAAGAATTGGCGCCGTTACAACCAGACCGTTCGCGAACTGAGCCGTCTCAACAACCGCGAGCTGGACGATCTCGGCATCAGCCGCGCTGACATCGAGCGTGTCGCTCGCGCGGCCGTCTAA
- a CDS encoding DJ-1/PfpI family protein, whose translation MPNGKKIGFVFIDRFADWEYGLLSASAVEWFGAQAVSITPDGQPVTSASGFRLSPHRSATVADNHDLDAIAVIGSDVWTGDKAPDVSSLVDAVAMRRGVIGGICAGTLPLARAGVFEGRTHTSNGRDWILTHLPDYAGVERYRDVPNAVADGNVVSAPGSAPGTFAKEFIEALYPDKHDELTEMRALFAREYGESS comes from the coding sequence ATGCCAAATGGAAAAAAGATTGGCTTCGTGTTCATCGACCGGTTCGCCGATTGGGAATATGGTCTTTTGTCGGCCTCTGCTGTCGAATGGTTCGGAGCGCAAGCCGTTTCGATCACACCTGATGGCCAGCCTGTCACGTCCGCAAGCGGATTTCGGCTGTCGCCGCACCGTTCGGCTACCGTGGCCGACAATCATGACCTCGATGCCATTGCAGTGATCGGTTCCGATGTATGGACTGGCGACAAGGCTCCCGATGTTTCCAGCCTTGTCGATGCCGTGGCGATGCGCCGTGGCGTGATCGGTGGTATCTGTGCGGGAACGCTACCGCTTGCCCGCGCTGGCGTTTTCGAAGGCAGAACGCACACCAGCAACGGCCGCGACTGGATCCTGACACATCTACCCGACTATGCCGGCGTCGAGCGCTATCGCGACGTGCCGAATGCGGTTGCCGACGGCAACGTCGTTTCCGCACCGGGTTCGGCACCTGGCACCTTCGCCAAGGAGTTCATCGAAGCGCTCTATCCCGACAAGCATGACGAATTGACTGAGATGCGCGCCTTGTTTGCCCGGGAGTACGGTGAAAGCTCCTGA
- a CDS encoding SRPBCC family protein encodes MSDRSIEHATFTIERIYPATPSKIFHALSDKAAKRRWFADADGGNAGTYEFDFRIGGREVFSGGQPGGPVYTFDAVYRDIVPEERIVYAYDMFMDGKRISVSLATIELAPHGEGTRLVFTEQASFLDGLDKPEYREEGTADLLDLLGKAAGNL; translated from the coding sequence ATGAGCGATCGTTCCATCGAACATGCCACGTTCACCATCGAGCGCATCTATCCGGCCACGCCGTCGAAGATTTTCCATGCCCTGTCGGACAAGGCCGCGAAACGGCGCTGGTTCGCGGATGCCGATGGCGGGAATGCCGGCACATACGAGTTCGATTTTCGCATTGGCGGCCGCGAGGTGTTTTCCGGCGGCCAGCCCGGCGGGCCGGTCTATACGTTCGATGCCGTCTATCGTGACATCGTGCCGGAAGAGCGCATCGTCTACGCCTACGACATGTTCATGGACGGCAAGCGCATCTCGGTGTCACTGGCGACGATCGAACTCGCACCGCATGGCGAAGGCACGCGGCTGGTCTTTACCGAACAGGCCAGCTTTCTCGACGGGCTCGACAAGCCGGAGTACCGGGAGGAAGGGACAGCCGACCTGCTGGACCTGCTTGGTAAGGCGGCCGGCAATCTCTGA
- a CDS encoding NAD(P)H-quinone oxidoreductase, whose product MVNGQKIPEKMMAVAISTPGGPLVLKPEKRDVPTPGEGEILIRVHAAGVNRPDVLQRKGAYPPPPGASDLPGLEVAGEVAALGAGASRWRVGDQVCALTPGGGYAEYAKVHASNALPLPAGFTYTEAAAVPETYFTVWHNVFERGALKTGETLLVHGGSSGIGTTAIQLASAMGAYVIATAGSTEKCEACLKLGADRAVNYREEDFVKAVKEATDGKGADVILDMVGGDYVGRNYDAAAIEGRIVQIATQHGAVAQADFSKLMVKRLVHTGSTLRPRTVEFKGAVAAALETQVWPLLATRRVAPVMDMIFPLREAWRAHERMEEGDNIGKIVLDVG is encoded by the coding sequence ATGGTGAACGGACAGAAAATCCCGGAAAAAATGATGGCGGTGGCGATCTCCACCCCCGGCGGACCGTTGGTGCTCAAGCCGGAAAAGCGCGATGTGCCGACGCCAGGCGAGGGCGAAATTCTGATCCGCGTCCATGCTGCGGGCGTCAACCGGCCGGATGTGTTGCAGCGCAAGGGTGCCTATCCGCCGCCGCCGGGCGCCTCCGATCTGCCTGGCCTCGAAGTGGCCGGCGAAGTGGCAGCACTTGGCGCGGGTGCATCGCGCTGGCGCGTCGGCGACCAGGTCTGCGCGCTCACGCCGGGCGGCGGTTATGCCGAATATGCCAAGGTGCATGCGTCCAACGCGCTGCCTTTGCCGGCCGGGTTCACCTACACCGAGGCGGCTGCCGTGCCGGAGACCTATTTCACCGTGTGGCACAATGTCTTCGAGCGCGGCGCGCTGAAGACCGGAGAGACACTGCTTGTGCATGGCGGCTCGTCAGGCATCGGCACCACCGCGATCCAGCTTGCCTCGGCGATGGGCGCCTATGTGATTGCCACCGCCGGCAGCACCGAGAAATGCGAAGCCTGCCTGAAGCTCGGCGCCGACCGCGCCGTCAACTACCGCGAGGAGGATTTCGTCAAGGCGGTGAAGGAGGCGACGGATGGCAAGGGCGCCGACGTCATCCTCGACATGGTCGGTGGCGACTATGTCGGCCGCAACTATGACGCGGCGGCGATCGAGGGACGCATCGTGCAGATCGCGACGCAGCATGGCGCCGTTGCCCAGGCTGATTTCTCAAAGCTGATGGTCAAGCGGTTGGTCCATACGGGCTCGACGCTGCGGCCCCGTACGGTCGAATTCAAGGGCGCCGTCGCCGCGGCGCTGGAAACGCAAGTCTGGCCGCTGCTTGCTACCCGGCGGGTGGCGCCGGTGATGGACATGATCTTTCCGCTCAGGGAAGCCTGGCGCGCCCATGAGCGGATGGAAGAAGGCGACAACATCGGCAAGATCGTGCTCGACGTCGGCTGA
- a CDS encoding DUF1013 domain-containing protein → MANTLLMPKATAVWLVDNTALSFDQIAQFCSLHPLEVKAIADGDSAQGIKGMDPVITGQLTREEIARGEKDINHRLKLSEPKVRVPESKRKGPRYTPLSKRQDRPNAILWLVRNHPELKDAQISRLVGTTKSTIEQIRERKHWNSANLAPMDPVTLGLCSQIDLDLEVQRASRGREPVQPIGDTLLPAALTERLVPEAEKPKAEDEELDANAVFAKLSALKGKTEEDDE, encoded by the coding sequence ATGGCCAACACGCTGCTGATGCCCAAGGCGACTGCCGTCTGGCTGGTCGACAACACCGCGCTTTCCTTCGACCAGATCGCGCAGTTCTGTTCGCTGCACCCGCTCGAGGTGAAAGCGATCGCCGATGGCGATTCGGCGCAGGGCATCAAGGGCATGGACCCCGTCATCACCGGACAGCTCACCCGCGAGGAAATCGCGCGCGGCGAGAAGGACATAAACCATCGCCTGAAGCTGTCCGAGCCGAAGGTGCGGGTGCCGGAATCCAAGCGCAAGGGGCCGCGCTACACACCGCTGTCCAAGCGCCAGGATCGCCCGAACGCCATTCTGTGGCTTGTGCGCAACCATCCCGAGCTGAAGGACGCGCAGATCTCGCGCCTCGTCGGCACCACCAAGTCGACCATCGAGCAGATTCGCGAGCGCAAGCACTGGAACTCGGCCAATCTGGCGCCGATGGACCCGGTGACATTGGGCCTGTGTTCGCAGATCGACCTCGATCTCGAAGTGCAGCGCGCCTCGCGCGGCCGCGAACCGGTGCAGCCGATCGGCGACACGCTGCTGCCGGCAGCGCTCACCGAGCGCCTGGTGCCCGAGGCCGAAAAGCCGAAGGCCGAGGACGAGGAACTCGACGCCAACGCCGTCTTCGCCAAGCTCTCGGCGCTGAAGGGCAAAACCGAAGAAGACGACGAATAA
- a CDS encoding MFS transporter, giving the protein MSQQETGWGALLSGTNAIRSLALAGGVALHAINVYVATTILPSVVKDIGGIDYYAWNTTIFVATSILGSALSARLLGLAGPRGAYLVAALIFALGTLICGFAPSMPALLAGRAVQGFGGGFLFALSYAMIRIVFPETLWPRAMGLVSGMWGVATLIGPAIGGIFAEYGVWRAAFWSLAPVAVLFAVMAVAILPGRSPDRNERTTVPVLQLVLLIGAVLAVSAGSVSPDPIHNLLGLGAAIVLVALLIGVESRARNRLLPRGAFRPSTALGALFATMALLGVTVTGSEIFVPLFLQVLYQQTPLIAGYLAAVMSAGWTLGSISSSGAQGKGIDRAIFAAPLLSFVGMAALAVLFPLGSGQDWLLLAPICVAFAAIGLGVGIAWPHILTRIFKAAPADEQDITSASISTVTLFATAFGAALAGMVANLGGLIDPGGVTGTASASRWLFGLFALAPLVCFLTVRQVARTCPVKNSGAAIAVEPGAA; this is encoded by the coding sequence ATGTCTCAACAGGAAACAGGCTGGGGTGCTTTGCTCTCCGGCACCAACGCGATCCGTTCGCTGGCTCTGGCCGGCGGCGTCGCGCTGCACGCCATCAATGTCTATGTCGCCACCACCATCCTGCCCTCGGTGGTCAAGGACATTGGCGGCATCGACTATTACGCTTGGAACACGACGATTTTCGTCGCCACCTCCATTCTCGGTTCGGCGCTTTCGGCAAGGCTGCTCGGGCTCGCCGGCCCTCGTGGCGCCTATCTCGTCGCGGCGCTGATCTTTGCACTGGGCACACTGATCTGCGGCTTTGCACCGTCCATGCCGGCCTTGCTCGCCGGCCGAGCCGTGCAGGGTTTCGGCGGTGGTTTCCTTTTTGCCTTGTCCTACGCCATGATCCGCATCGTCTTCCCCGAAACGTTGTGGCCGCGTGCCATGGGGCTGGTGTCGGGCATGTGGGGCGTGGCGACACTGATCGGACCGGCCATCGGCGGCATCTTCGCCGAATATGGCGTGTGGCGGGCGGCGTTCTGGTCGCTTGCGCCAGTAGCCGTTCTGTTCGCCGTGATGGCGGTTGCCATTCTGCCGGGGCGTAGTCCCGACAGGAACGAGCGCACGACGGTGCCTGTCCTGCAGCTTGTCTTGCTGATCGGTGCCGTGCTTGCGGTGTCGGCCGGCAGCGTTTCGCCCGATCCGATCCATAACCTGCTTGGTCTCGGCGCGGCCATCGTGCTCGTCGCGCTGCTGATCGGCGTCGAGAGCCGCGCCCGCAACAGGCTGTTGCCGCGCGGTGCGTTCCGGCCGTCAACGGCGCTGGGAGCTCTGTTTGCGACGATGGCGCTGCTCGGTGTCACCGTGACCGGGTCCGAAATCTTCGTCCCGCTGTTCCTGCAAGTGCTTTACCAGCAGACGCCGCTCATTGCCGGCTACCTCGCCGCCGTAATGTCGGCCGGCTGGACATTGGGATCGATCTCGAGTTCCGGCGCCCAGGGCAAGGGCATCGATCGCGCCATCTTTGCCGCTCCGCTGCTCAGCTTCGTGGGAATGGCGGCGCTTGCCGTGCTCTTCCCGCTCGGCAGTGGCCAGGATTGGCTGCTTCTGGCACCGATCTGTGTCGCCTTCGCCGCCATCGGCCTTGGTGTCGGCATCGCATGGCCGCATATCCTGACGCGCATCTTCAAGGCCGCGCCAGCCGACGAACAGGACATCACGTCGGCCTCCATCTCCACCGTGACACTGTTTGCCACGGCATTTGGCGCGGCACTGGCCGGCATGGTGGCCAATCTTGGCGGCCTGATCGACCCGGGCGGCGTGACCGGCACGGCGAGCGCTTCACGGTGGCTGTTCGGTCTGTTCGCCCTGGCTCCGCTGGTCTGTTTCCTCACCGTCCGGCAGGTGGCGCGTACATGCCCGGTGAAGAATAGCGGAGCGGCGATCGCCGTCGAGCCAGGAGCCGCCTGA
- a CDS encoding ArsR/SmtB family transcription factor has translation MMLSDAFVAIADPNRRYLLEELRRGPKTVNELASGLPVSRPAVSQHLKVLLEAGLVSAKPEGTRRVYAVANGGFFKLNLWLDQFWED, from the coding sequence ATGATGCTTTCCGATGCTTTCGTCGCCATTGCTGATCCAAACCGGCGTTATCTTCTGGAGGAATTAAGGCGGGGGCCCAAAACGGTGAACGAATTGGCCTCCGGCTTGCCCGTTTCGAGGCCCGCGGTTTCCCAGCATCTGAAGGTTCTGCTCGAGGCGGGATTGGTCAGCGCCAAGCCAGAAGGCACGCGCCGGGTCTATGCTGTCGCCAACGGCGGTTTCTTCAAACTCAACCTCTGGCTCGACCAGTTCTGGGAAGACTGA
- a CDS encoding DUF1192 domain-containing protein, with the protein MAIFDDEPTKKAPVHAIGQDLALLSVGELTERIGLLRDEIVRLEAELTNKGTSKSAAEALFRR; encoded by the coding sequence ATGGCAATCTTCGACGACGAACCCACCAAAAAGGCACCGGTGCACGCCATCGGGCAGGATCTGGCGTTGCTGTCGGTCGGAGAGTTGACCGAGCGCATCGGGCTTCTGCGGGACGAAATCGTCCGGCTGGAAGCGGAATTGACCAACAAAGGCACCAGCAAATCAGCGGCCGAGGCGCTGTTTCGCCGCTGA
- a CDS encoding SRPBCC domain-containing protein translates to MNERVFHDTILIERLFPATPADVFAALADVEARQRWGKPSDDTALVYDRADFRVGGTDVGHCGPQGNLIYRIETSYHDIVPDRRIVSTEAVHENAKPLSVALLSVVLEPAGGGTKLTFTAQITAFGSEAMIAGNRAGFTAAFGRLASEFQHLSTGEEP, encoded by the coding sequence ATGAACGAACGCGTTTTCCACGACACGATCCTGATCGAGCGGCTGTTTCCGGCAACTCCTGCCGATGTGTTCGCGGCACTTGCCGATGTCGAAGCGCGGCAACGCTGGGGAAAGCCATCAGACGACACCGCGCTGGTCTACGATCGGGCGGATTTTCGCGTCGGTGGGACCGATGTCGGCCATTGCGGACCGCAGGGAAATCTCATCTACCGGATCGAGACTTCCTACCACGACATTGTGCCGGACCGGAGGATCGTCTCGACAGAGGCGGTCCACGAGAATGCCAAGCCACTGTCGGTCGCGCTGCTCAGCGTGGTGCTTGAGCCCGCAGGTGGCGGCACGAAGCTGACCTTTACCGCCCAGATCACCGCCTTTGGCAGCGAAGCCATGATTGCCGGCAACAGAGCCGGCTTCACCGCCGCGTTCGGCCGGCTTGCCAGCGAATTTCAACATCTTTCAACGGGAGAAGAGCCATGA
- a CDS encoding VOC family protein — MDRAQAFYGAVLQNTLSLETMGPNPIALFAAKDQAASGHVYPGKPAPRGTGGTIHLAVAAPLEDALERVKVHGGEVVSEIIQVPSGHFAYCLDPDGNSFGLFV, encoded by the coding sequence ATGGATCGCGCACAGGCCTTCTATGGTGCAGTGCTGCAAAACACGCTGTCGCTCGAGACGATGGGACCAAACCCCATCGCCTTGTTCGCGGCAAAGGATCAGGCTGCCTCCGGCCATGTCTATCCCGGCAAGCCGGCGCCACGTGGCACCGGTGGTACCATTCATCTCGCTGTGGCCGCGCCGCTCGAGGATGCGCTCGAACGCGTCAAGGTCCACGGCGGCGAGGTCGTCTCGGAAATCATCCAAGTGCCATCCGGGCATTTCGCCTATTGCCTCGATCCGGACGGCAACAGCTTCGGTTTGTTCGTATGA
- a CDS encoding helix-turn-helix transcriptional regulator has translation MSSDDLEKWRNLPRPVADRLLTLLKTRGPQTAADLGRALGTTGENARQQLGKLAAEGLAEPHSEVRGVGRPVQLWQLTEAGNARFPDAHAELTVQLLRAVRTTFGLAGLDKLIDARESETLANYKREMDGIADIKDRVSKLADIRSREGYMAEWREENGAFMLIENHCPICVAATTCQNFCRSELAIFQEILGQDVLVERRDHILAGARRCAYSVTPRHPQPA, from the coding sequence ATGTCAAGCGACGACTTGGAAAAATGGCGTAATCTTCCGCGTCCCGTGGCGGACCGGCTGCTGACGCTTTTGAAGACACGCGGCCCACAAACCGCGGCCGATCTTGGCAGGGCGTTGGGAACGACCGGCGAAAACGCCCGCCAGCAACTCGGCAAGCTCGCCGCCGAAGGTCTCGCCGAGCCGCATTCGGAAGTGCGCGGCGTCGGCCGTCCGGTTCAGTTGTGGCAGCTCACCGAGGCCGGCAATGCCCGCTTCCCTGACGCGCATGCCGAACTGACGGTGCAGTTGCTGCGCGCGGTACGGACAACGTTCGGGCTGGCCGGCCTGGACAAGTTGATCGATGCGCGCGAGAGCGAAACGCTGGCAAACTACAAGCGCGAGATGGACGGCATCGCCGACATCAAGGACCGCGTGTCGAAACTCGCCGATATCCGCTCGCGCGAAGGCTATATGGCCGAATGGCGCGAAGAAAACGGCGCTTTCATGCTGATCGAAAACCATTGTCCGATCTGCGTCGCCGCCACCACCTGCCAGAATTTCTGCCGGTCTGAGCTGGCTATTTTCCAGGAAATCCTCGGCCAAGACGTTTTGGTCGAGCGGCGGGATCATATTCTGGCCGGCGCCCGTCGTTGCGCCTACAGCGTCACGCCGAGGCATCCGCAACCTGCTTGA